The sequence GCCGCTCTCTCAGTATAATGTCCTCTAGAAACAATTCTGTCAAACAGTTCACCACCCTCACACAACTCCATAACTAAGTGCACTGCACTATCATCTTCATATGTATCCTTCAAACTCACAACATTTGGAAGCTTAGGCAAATGCTTCATGATCTGAACCTCCCTCTTCACATCCTCAATATCTACTCTAGTCCTCAGCTTCTTCTTCGATATCGACTTACAAGCAAAAACTTCCCCGGTAGATTTTTCAGTGCATAAATAGGTAACCCCGAATTCACCTCTACCGAGTTCACGCCCCAGCTCGTAAAAGTCAAATATGTTATGCCCTGTTAGATTGGTTAATACATAGGATTTGTATCCACCAAAGGGCACATGTTTACCATCATGATTAGCGAAATGATTTGGCGCACGCTTTCCCACAATCTTCTCATCGGAAGTTTTCGGGACAGCACAACAATTTCCCATTTTAATGAAAGCAagaaaaatcaaacaaattttttaatacTTGACACAAGTATAGTCAGAATTCAATCAAAACCCAGGTATCAATCAGTCAAATTCCGAACTTCCTCTGATCGAAAGAATAAAGATTTAACTTTTATCAGCATAAGCTCCAAACTCTCCCACCTGAAGAATTCCCACGATTTCTATGCCGACTAAGCTTATAACTTGCACCAAAAAGATACCACTCAactaaaaatgaaaatccaAACTTTAAgatcaaaacacaataaataaataaaacaaagaatCGGgctttctataaattcaaccaGCTTCAAAACCCGCCTAACAAGTTTCAGATATTTCAAGATTCGATGTTCCAGATAAAAGGGGTGTCAAAACCAAGAAAATATACCCTGTTTCAAACAGCCTAATTGaagatttttcaagaaatatgaAGTGAGTTAAAGGAAAAGGTTTGGTATTGGCTAAACAATGTGAAGAAGGCGAAGGGGATTTAAGGGAAGATGGCAAAGGCCTTTGTGAATGCCTAGAAAACTGTCGAGAATTGGAATATTTCACATCATGGAGGGGGAGAGTTACCGTCATTTCTTGGTGACTTCCCTCCTATTGTatgtttcaaaataataaatatctttTTAGACATTTTTCTCCTCTCAACTAATTCTATTTGACTAATGTGCGAACACATTTATTTTCATTCTCTCCCAAACAATCATACTATTTCAAACATTTTGTTTGGTTTAGAAGTGGTCCAAAACCattacatattaaaaaaaaaaaaaaatagatatgttgtgagatgatctcatcgatttttatttatgagacgATTAATTCtacttatatttataataataaataatatttttgacgagtgacttaaataagatattcgtacTACAAAATTACCTTGTGAGTTCACAAAAATTGTTAGTGTTCAAAGAATTGGTCTTCTCAAGATTTTTAGGTAACTGAAGAAAAAAACACAATAATATTAGGATAACGCCATGTTTAAAGTTCCGTAATTGGTAATGATGAACTTTGTCCAATAATTACTTTGAGAAAATAGACAAAAACAATAATGGAGAAGCTAAATCCTTGGACAATATCCGTGGCAATGAGTATCAAAACAAACAAGATTAGCTTCCAAGTCTTTCCTACAATTTTTAAGCACCTATGTTTACTATGAGACATTGAAATATAAatagattaaatatttattatattaaatatatataaagttttgtTTTGGGAGATTAAAATACATTTTCGATGTTATATTTAttgttaaatataaattttaaatcaatatGAGTGATTAAACATGATATTAAAAGAGTTATATTTTAAGATATGGTgtgattaatttaaaaaatatagtgtggaacgaaatattttttgggagtaGTTAAAACCTTGAATtacattttttcttaaaaagataATGAATAGAAAGTCACGTCCCGTGTTCCCTTCACACGGGCACTTTAGAATTagtcttatttttaaaaaataaatgattaataataatacttttagtgatattatttatttttattttcattttctatttttggcATTTGACAAAGTTGAATTCCGTGTGTGACCAAAAGTTGGGAGAAGTCTAATTTGGATGGAATATTCTAAAGCCGACGGGTCAAATTCGGCGCTCTCATTGTCCATGGAGAAGTTTTCATATGACCATATCCAACTCAAAATACCCtctccttttctttttaataaaaataatagtaaatcatttaatctagtttcataaattaaaatatatataaaaaaaatcaaattttggaCGTCAAGGGGTGAAGTGAAAACAAATATgagatataaaaaaatcatgtaaattatattgttttaaatattatattaacttTCTGGTATATATCTAATCTAAATGTAGCGTTCCCATCTTCTAGGAGAAGAAGTTAAATAGTAATGAAGATAAATAGTAATGAAGAAGTGATGCAAGTCCACAACGTAGAATAAATCAATGCCATCGCTATCAAACTAGTTTAAAGGAAACCAGCTAACAATGACTTTGTATATACATTAATATATATCGATACGGCGAACACTCCTTCAGCATCAGCTAATGTGAGGTTCATCTATTGGATGTACATGAAATTATTTCAGCTAGTGGTATCTTTCTTAGGCGAACTCAGAGGGAAAACAATCAAAATGttagaaatttataaataaatattgttctaaaaaaaataaatatgttactCTCTAAGTCACCCAaaccaaaatatttatatcatattctattttttttttaaaaaaaaacaataaaaccaACAAAACGACCATTTTATGTGTGTGTACGTAGCAATGGACCTGATAAGTGCTACCCCTGCTTTCGAGCCCATATCCTGGCCCAATTTTTTGCACCCCAAGTTTGTCATCGAAATTTGAACCTCAAACCCACGAGCCCAATTAACGAGCGATGGCCTCTTTTCACTTGtgattattatatttcattGCTTTTTTTGTAAGGGTGTTCAAAaatcggataaaaccgaaaaaatcgaaaagcTAAATCGAAAAAATCAAACACTTAATTGAACTGAaaaccaaaatttataattcggatataaatgttaaaaccgaaatttatttggttcggtttcggattatatatgtcaaaatcgaaccgatcgaaaaaatcgaaatttcattaaattaataatttaccgatcgaaaaaaacgaaatttcattaaattaataattttatttttattatatattttttgagatgatatcagtgaatggtgaattattttaaataatatttatttgattgttgtttatgtaattcatttagactttatatttaaatgttttactaagaaatcatgtaaaacgataacatattatattttacaatttattaatttaaataatggtATCAAAATTGAAATAACCGATCGAATTAATCGAACCGAaaaaaaatggttcggatatcgaattatatatttgtaaaaccgaaaatcgcaaaaatcaaaataaaataccgaaaactgaaacaaaccgaccgatgaacacctTACTTTTTCGTACAAAAATGAGATTGTTCTCGGATTCATCGGGCCCAAAGTAATTATTAAAGTTTGCTCTAGCTCGTATATttgattataattataattatatattattctttGAATAGAGAGAGTCTGATGTCGATCAAActccaagaaaattaagaacTAACCCGTCACATAAATATGCTATCCAATCAGATGAATAGCCGAAGCACCTTCGACGTAGCTGCTTCTCACTCCCATTACATCAACCTAAGATAGAAGAAGACAAACCAAGAATTAAACATCaattaatagtttttgaaaagtATTCGTCGGGTTAGCTTCAATATTTTAGTTACTAATTATCGTGTAAGAAAGACGTGTGGATTAAGCAAACCCCAAGTGTCCTCCATCGATTGTTCAGGCCATTGATCTCGGGACACGTTTCTTCAGTGAAAGGGATGCTACCTTTGGTTTTAATGACTGAGTGCAAAGGTTTCATTCGTCGACAAAAATCTCCAAAGCCGACACTCACCGAATATTATATctttttcagtacaaatttgatcATTTGTTGTTAAGCTATCAATTACGGAAACGTCTTCTCCAACTGCCCATTCACTGCATGCAGCTCTGGGATCATGGCCTACTTTAAACTCAATTAATTGATCAATAACATGCGATTAAGacattaattaatgattaaCAACTTTTTCGCTTCCTTCCTCACCACTTCCCTTCATCTCCATACTTCTATATTCTCCCACAAACTCATTCAGAAACGTAACTAGCTAATAATCTTCGATATATGTCGAGAAATCAACGAGCCTTAGTCTTATCAAGAACTCGAGATGGTGATACACTTCATGCtcatgaagatgatgatgatgatggtgATGGTGATGGTGATGGTGATGGGTCGTCGCCTGCGATCAGAGAAATCCACGCCTTGACCACGCCTCCTTCCTCGGGGGCCCGACGTCTGGAGACTTGGGAAACAGGCAGCCATAGATCATCTCCTGCTTCTATGGCTTCATCGGAGATTAATTTCACCTCCATCAGTAGAGAGTTTAATGCTTTAGTCTTGGCTGGTTCCAATATCGCTTCGGAGAATGAGACGGGGAACTTGGGGAGGATAGGAGAGGAGGAGAATTTGCTAGAGGAAACCAACCCTTTGGCGATTGTGCCGGATACTAATCCCCTGCAGTCTCCCGGAGGTGGTGGGGATAGAGCGTTGGCACTTTCTGCAGCTGCGGGTGATGGTGATTACCGTATCAATGGAGGTGAGGTGTCGGTGCAAAGTGTGAAGAAAGAGGAGGTTTTGTCGAAGATTAGTGCTTGGCAAAATGCGAAGATAGCCAAGATTAATAATCGGTTTAAGCGGGAGGATGTTGTGATTAAAGGTTGGGAGGGGGAGCAAGTGCAGAAAGCTACTTCTTGGATGAAGAAAGAAGAGGTACTTCTAAATTTTGCGTGTAAAAAAACAGATTAATGCATGCAGGGGTTGCTAGTTTGTTCTTATGGTCTTTAATTTTGCGTGTTTCTTGAAAAGTTGAAGATCATGCAACGATTTATCTGTTCtagaaataatttcaaatttcatgccaatttttttttgaaaaaaaaaagtaagttTTGCTATAGATCGGCCCTCAAGTGTTCTGCTCTGTCAAGCTTCAAAGAAATGGCTGGCACAAGTAGAAATCGACAAGGAAGAATCCAATTCTTTGCAGTCAGATTCTATCTTGTTTTCCCTGTTaatgaaatatgatatgatgaacTCGAAAATCTTCAAATTCACAGAGGAAACTAGAGGAGAAAAGGGCAAAGGCACTGGAAAAGATGCAGAATGACATAGCAGAAGCCCACAGAAAAGCAGAGGAGAGGAGAGCTTCAGCTGAAGCCAAGAGAGGAACCAAAGTGGCCAGGATTCTTGAAATCGCCAATCTCATGAAAGCCGTCGGACGACTCCCAGCCAAGCGATCTTGCTTTTAATATATCATCATATAGATCTATTGGTATCCATATCCCTAAAAAATGtgtatataaaatattgaaatgcaTATTGATTGAGTTTTGATCATAAGGATTGTAATCCAGGACCTTAAGCTATATGGGATTCCTTGCACTTTTTCAACTCAAAGGGTATCCAAGTAGTTCAAGTACTGTGGAATATGAGTGTACAAGTTGAACTCTACTACATATTTGAGATGTCAGTTTTGTACCTTTGAGAAGTTCAAATATCTGTTCAGTGTCTGTGTTTTTTATACTTCAGTGAGTAATCAAACCTCTGTTTGAGCTTGTGTTAGAATCACATATCTACTCTTGCTTTAACATTATTAAGTTAATTTTGTAATACATGAAGGATTTTGTGAACTTGTGAAGATGAATATATACTCAAAATtgggaaataaaattttaaatttttttttttatttcagccATTCAATCAATGATTTTTGATAGGAGGATTGATGAATaagatattttatatgatttttttaagataaaaacttgtgtgagacggtctcacggtgagacggatctcttcttatttgggtcatcaatgaaaaattattactttttatgctaagagtattattttttattgtgaatatcggtagggttgatccatctcacagattaaaatttgtgagaccgtttcacaagagacatactcattttttaaatatgtcaGCTGTTGTGAATTTTTTGAGATTGGATAGATTAAATATAAGATCTTTAAGGTAGAAAATCGTCCagaaaatgataaataataaaaaaagaggCGAAAATATCATGTTatgtttatttgaaataaattgggTAATatacttatattttaaatttaaaggtGTTacgtgtaaatttttttatttaacaatttaattcaTACGATTGTTATAGAAAATTGAAATTCTAAAATtagttctaaaaaaaattataataaaaaatgattaaatatctTTTGGAGCTTTTAACAGCAAGAAG comes from Primulina huaijiensis isolate GDHJ02 chromosome 17, ASM1229523v2, whole genome shotgun sequence and encodes:
- the LOC140963426 gene encoding remorin 4.1-like, translated to MSRNQRALVLSRTRDGDTLHAHEDDDDDGDGDGDGDGSSPAIREIHALTTPPSSGARRLETWETGSHRSSPASMASSEINFTSISREFNALVLAGSNIASENETGNLGRIGEEENLLEETNPLAIVPDTNPLQSPGGGGDRALALSAAAGDGDYRINGGEVSVQSVKKEEVLSKISAWQNAKIAKINNRFKREDVVIKGWEGEQVQKATSWMKKEERKLEEKRAKALEKMQNDIAEAHRKAEERRASAEAKRGTKVARILEIANLMKAVGRLPAKRSCF